DNA sequence from the Leptospira limi genome:
CTGCCATACTCATAACTTGGTAGATATTTCCCATCGATTCGTTTGTTCCATGTCTTTCATGTAAAAAACTTTTAATCTGAGATATAAAATTTTCAGAAGATTCATTTTGATCCAATTCCATCTCTAAATTGTCAACGGCATCTTTGTTTAACAATCGTCGCATGGCTGTGTTAAGTGGAACCAATACAACATCATCTTGGTCACGAAAACCGGTAGAACCTTTTTCAGGCAATTGACCTATGACTCGAAACGATACTCGATTGATTTTTAAGTAGGTTCCAACGGGATTTTTGCCTTCGTATAATTCCCTGACTACTGTGTTCCCAACCAAACATACAAGACTCCGTTTGTTATCTTCTTCTTCTGTGAAAAATCTTCCTTCTGTTGGTTCTAAATTTCTAAGTGACTCATAGTTCGCACTGGCTCCTGTTACAAAACTATTCCAGTTTCGATTTCCAAAGACAAGCTGGGCTCTTCCATTTACCACTGCCGAGATTTGTTTCACTTCTGGAAATTTTTTTGAAACGGCTTTAACGTCGTATATATCCAAACGATTCACAGTCCCTGCTTCGAGAGAAACTCCTCCACTTCTCATCCCACCCGTTCTAACGATAACTAAATTTGCACCTAACGAAGAAAATTGTTCCTCAACAGACTTTTTAGCTCCTTCACCCAAAGCCATCACGGAAATGACACAAACAACTCCAAATAAAATTCCCAATGCTGATAAAAAGGTACGCAGACGATTGGATGTGAGTGAAAATAAAGACTGTTTCAATAGACCATTAACCAAACTCCAACCCGTTTTCCGTCTCATAAAATTCTGATTCGATGTCGGAACCATTTTTGATTTTCTTTTTATCTCTTCGTTTGTAATTTGCCCATCACTCACACGGATAATACGATCACAATAATCTGCCATCTCAGGTTCATGAGTGACCATTACGATTGTTTTCCCCTCTTCATGAAGCCGTTTGAGTTCCATCATAATTTCAATTTTGCTTTTGGAATCCAAATTACCTGTTGGTTCATCAGCAAAAATGATGGGAGGATCGTTGATTAATGCTCTGGCAATTGCAACCCTTTGCTGTTGACCGCCTGATAACTCGTTAGGCGTATGGAAAATTCTATTTTGTAAGCCAACTTTTGTTAACTGAATTTCTCCAACTTGAATTGGATTTGGAATTTCTGTGTAAAGAGAAGGCAAACAAACATTTTGGAGTGCATTTGATTTAGACAATAGATGAAATTGTTGGAAAACAAAACCAATCAAACTTCCACGTATATCAGAAAGAACATTGGAAGATTCTTTTTCAACATTTTTCCCAAATAAACGGTATGAGCCAATGTCTGCATGATCAAGTAAACCCATTACTTGTAATAATGTCGATTTACCAGATCCAGACGGACCCATAATCGCTACGAACTCACCTTGGTTGATCTCTAAATTGATTTGATTCAAAACAGCAAATTGTGAATTTCCAATTTTGTAAGATTTCGATAGATTTTTAATATCTATTGCTAACAAATGTTATCTCTTTGGAACTTTTGGAGATGAGAAAGGACCACCACTTGCATTGGATTTTTTTGACTCTTGTATTTTTTTCTTACGGTAAACCAGGTCACCTTCCACTAATCCTGATAATATGGAAGTATTCTGGTCATCAGAATTTCCAATGGTAACATTCGTTTCTTGCAATGAATCCTCTATTTTGAGTAAGATCATTCCATTTTTTTTATTTCTTTTCACATAATCATTTGGAATTAACAATACATCTTTTTCTTCGGAAATTATAAAATCGACAGTAATCGACATACCACTTCGTAGAAATTCTGGAATCGAAAACAATTCCAAATCAACATTGTACATCGTAACATTATTTTCAATCACTGCTTCGTAACCAATGTGTTTTACTCTAGCACGAACGGGTTCATTGGAAAATGAATCTACTACTATATTGGCAATTCGCCCAATCTTTATTTTTGATAAATCGGTTTCGTCTACTTTTGCTTGGACCATTAAATTATCAGACAAAACAAATAAAATATCCTGTTGTGTCACTGTTTGCCCAGTGCTTATATTGGAAGCAATCACCAAACCTCGTAATGGTGAAATTACTGGAGTTGGTTTGTAAAAATCTTCCCATTTTTTCAATTCATCATTGCCTTTAGCTCTAGCTGCGTCCAATAATGCGGCTCTTTCGGTTGAGCTCATCCAGACTAGGATTTTTCCTTTTCCTACATGTTCTCCTTCCTCTGCAAGTATGGATTCAATCCTTCCTGCAATGGGGGGTTTGACTTCTAATCGATTTTTAGGAATTGCAGTACCTGTTGCTCGAACAGTAACAATCAAATCACCTCGAGTCACACTTGTGGATTCAATTTTGAATTCTTGTTTTGATTTAACAGTTCCAAATGTGAAATACAATACCGCGAATACAATTAAAACAAAAAGTGAAACATAAAGTTTAATTTTCATCAAAACACTTTCCTAAATTACGTAGATATGTTGCTTCTGCTAGCCCAAGATCTCTTTTACCGATTAACAAATTTTTTTCCCGATTGATTAGATCATTCTCTATGATATCCCAATTTTCAAAACTGATCAGTCCATTGGAATATTGTGCCCTTGCGATTGTTGCCCTTGTATCGGAAGCCTTATAAAATTCGGTTAATACTAATAATTGCTCCGAAGCATTTATAAAATTTAGATACGATTGTTCTAATGAAAAGGTGAGTAAATTCTTTTTTGAATCTCTCGTGTGAATTGACTTTTCATATTCAGATTTTGCAATTTTTACATTATAATAGTCCCTACCACCATTAAACAATGGATAGGTCAAGTTGATTCCAAAACTATAATTTCTTGGTTTTGGTAACCAAACATCATCTTGTCTTGTCACTGTTGCACTGAGATTGAGGTCTGGATAAAAACCGGCTTCCGCGATACCAATATTTGCTTGGGCAGCTCGCACTTTTGATTGTTCCGCCATAATAGAAGGATGGGCATCAAGTAAACTCGACTTCTCTTTTTCGGAAATTTTAATTTCGACAATAGGCTCTGATACTAGAGGTACGTCCAAGGATACTTCAACTGGCGTCGCAATGATTCGTTCGATTTCTTTCCAATTGGTCTGAAATAGTCTTTCTGCAAAAGAAACCTCGTATTCCGATTGTTTTACAAATGATTCGCTCAATAAAAAACTACCTTTGTGTTCCCTACCAACTTCATATCGAAGTTTAACCAAGTCTCGATTTTTAATGCGTCTCTCTTTGATTTTTAAAGATAATTGGTAAAGTTCTTTTGCATACAATGTTTGTGAATAAGCGGACTTTAACTCAAAACAAATTTTCAATCTCGAGTCATTTAATGTTTGTTTGGCTGCTTGTAATAATGCTTCTGTTTTTTCAATTCCACTTTTATCACGAAATCCTGAAAAAAGGTTTTGGTTTGTGCTAAGCCCAACAGAATATCGATTGACCGCAGTAGGCCTAGATTCACCTGTATTTGTTTGTTGGGTTTGTGTGTTACTATTATTCACTCCACCACTGATCAAAGGGTCATTGACGGTTCCAGATCCGCTAAAGTTAGCTGATGATTGCCTTGCAGAAGCCAAAACGTTGACAGTTGGTAAATACCCTGCATAACTTTTTTCATTTTCATAAAAAGCTTTTTCATAATCTGCTTTTACCGATAGATAATCGGGATTAAACTGCACTGCTTTTTGCCAAAGATCTTTTAATTGGATCGGTTTTGTCACCTGCGCTGAGATTTCAAAACTGAAGACCAAACCAAAAGATAAATAGTAACAAACAAACTTCACTATATACTAAACCCATCTATAATGGAAAAAGTTCCCATCAGTATGAAAAAAACTACGGTGGAATGGATTTTTTTAACAATTTGAACTACCAACTGCCGGAACTTCCACCGCCACCAAAACTCCCACCTCCTCCACTAAACCCACCGGAACTTCCCCCACTTGACCATCCACTACTCCTACCACCTCGAGAACCACTTGCGAAACTACTGTTTCGCATTCGTTTTCTTCCATGTGGTGTCAAAAGGTGATAAAGTTTATAAAGTCCTACTCCTATTGCATATGTAAGGAATACAATTGCTCCGATATTTGCTCCATGAATTGCAGTTGGAAATATGCTCCAAAAAGGAAACAAAAAGAAATAAATGAACCAACCAACATAAGGAGCGTTCGCTGCAAAGTAAGTAAAAACTCCAAGAATACTTACTACAAAAATGGATATGAAAATTTTTAATCCAATTGGCATCTCAGGACCTTCAGGAGCTATTTCACCCAAAAAGGAAAGTGGTCCAAGATGAGAAAAGTCTTCCTTTTCAGGTATGGTGTATTCTCCTTCAATTGATTTCAAGATAGCATTTACTCCATTTTGTATCCCAATATCATATTCTCCTTTTTTGAAAGAAGGTTTGATTTCATTCTCTATGATGTGATGGCACAAAACATCCGTTAAAACACCTTCTAATCCATAACCAACTTCGATCCTTAGTTTTCTATCTTCAAGGGCAACAAATAGCAACACTCCATTATCCTTTCCTTTTTGTCCAAGTTTCCAAGTTTCGGCAACTTTCAGAGAGTATTCTTCCAAATTTTCTCCTTCTAACGAGGGTGTAACGAACACAACTATTTGATTGGATGTCTTTTTTTCATGATCGCTTAATTGTTTTTCTATTGCTGCAATATATTCAGAATGGAGTGTCCAAGTTTCATCCATGACTCTAGATTTTAACCTAGGGACATCCTTTGAAAAAAGAAAGATAGGCAGAACCAAAAGGAAAAAAACCAATAACTTTTGCATAAAAGGAGATTGGTTTAGGAAAAAAAAGTTACAAGAATTTTTTTACTACTTATGAATACGTGTGGCACCATAATATGCCGAGATTGGTTTTAAATCTTCAAATCCAATCAAATTAACTTGCCCACCACGTTCTTCATAATCACGTTTAAAACTCTGTAAAAATTCAATTGCTGAAAAACCAATCATCTTTACATTTTCATCAAATTTTACATCGATCCTTTCCCCAAATGATATTTTCCGAAGTAGTAGTTTTAAGGAAATCATATTGGAAAACAAAAGTGCATGTTTAACATATAAAGTGTGTATCTTATTATTTGATTCGATTTTAATGTTAGCAATGAAAATATAACGAAATTTGACTCCAAAGTACATTTGGATTAAAATTGCAGTAATGATCCCGCATAACACACCAACTAACAGGTCTTCTACGATTGTGATCACAACGGTTACCAAAAATATGACAATTTGGTCCCAACCTTTTTTATAAGTTTCTTTAAAAACATTTGGTGATGCCAGTTTTAACCCAACCATAATTAAAATACCAGCAAGTGATGCTAATGGGATTCTATGAATGAGACCAGGAAGGAGGAGTATAAATAATAATAAAAACAAACCATGAAAAAAATTGGACCATCTTGTTTTGGCTCCATTTTCAATATTTGCAGAAGATCTTACCACTTCAGCGATAATGGGTAATCCACCAATCCATCCTAAAAAAAAGTTTCCAATCCCTTTTGCGACAAGTTCTTGGTCCATATTCGATTTTCTACGGTAAGGATCCGTATTATCAACTGCAGTTGCTGTGAGTAATGATTCTATACTTGCAACCAATGCGATTGTCACGACCATAATCCAAAAGTTTCCATCTTTCCAATGAGAAAAGTTTGGATAACTGAAACTTTCATAAATATGATTTGGCAAATTCACTAATTTTTCAGGACCAATGTTGTATGTTTGATTTAATAACGTATAAGAATGTTCATCTGCCAATCCAAAAACAAAACCCAAAATAATTCCAACTAACACTGCTACCAGAGGTGCAGGTAGTTTTTTAAAATGAGGGTTTTGTATTTTTGTAAGCAATGATATAATCACAATCGCAGAAATACCAATCATAGCTACTTCAGGATTCAAATGCACAAAACTTGGAGGGATCTCCAAAAGAAGTCCTAAAATAGTATTGGCATTTGGCGAAATTCCAAGAGCCACATAAAACTGTTTTGATATGATGATAATTCCAATCGCCGCCATCATTCCATGTACAACGGAAATCGGGAAATAGATTGTAAGATTTCCCGCCTTTAAGATTCCCAAAAGTACCTGAATCAATCCTGCAAGTACTATGGCTGCCAAAGTGATCTCAAATCCTAATTTGGCATCTCCACCACCCATAACAAAAATCGAATTTAATACAACTGCAATGAGTCCAGCAGCAGGTCCATTGATTGTCAGATGAGATCCACTCATAAAAGAAACAAAGAGACCTCCTGCAATTCCAGAAAAAATTCCAGCCATAGGTGGTGCACCAGAGGCGAGTGAAATTCCTAAACAAAGTGGGAGTGCAATGAGAAACACAACAAAACCGGACACAATATCGGATCGCCAGTTTTCTTTAAGTCCAGGTAACCAATCTTTTGGTTTATCTATGCTCATTAGAGAGTTCCTAATTAAGTTTATCTTTTTTATCATGAGACGAAGACTTTCTGAATTGATTAGGATTCACTCCGCATTGTTTTTTAAATTCTAAATAAAATGCGGATCTCGAACCAAAACCAGATAGTTTTCCAACTGTAGCGACGTTTAATTCTGGTTTTTCGATTAATATTCTTTTTGCTTCTTTTATTTTGTATAAGTTTAATAGTGTAGGAAAATTAAATTGATACTCAATATTAATCAACTCGCTTAATTGGTGATAGGTTAGACCCAAACGTCCCGCTATCATCTCCTCATTGCAGTCAATATCCAGAAAAATTTTGTCTGATTCTAATAATGATTCTAATTTTGTTTTATACTCTCTCGTATCAATTTTATTCGTGAATGTTCGAAATCTTGTTTTTGTCTTATCTCGTTTTTCATAATTTCTTAAAAATAAGAAACTACCAGCTGTCAAAAAAGGAAGGTAAAACACAGCAGCATAAATGAAAAAAGCTTGGTAAGGATAAAAATCAAAATGGAATAAAGTTTTTAGAAACAATAAAAACAAAAAGAATGCCCAACCTAAAAAATAACTTTTTTCTTCATTAATTTGGTTTGTGAAGAGCATAATATGGGTGTTACGTAAAAAATAAGCTGCGGACCCAAAGATTGTGAGTAGGATAAAAATTCTATACTCATACATTCTTGGGAAAATGGGAACAAGAAGATATAAAATTCCAGAGATGGCAAACAACCAAAATAAAATTGGATGTTTTAAACTTTCGTTTGTAAATTTAACAAAACTATAAAGATATAAAAAGAATACAAAATGATTAATTGATAACAGTAAGTAA
Encoded proteins:
- a CDS encoding ABC transporter permease; amino-acid sequence: MLAIDIKNLSKSYKIGNSQFAVLNQINLEINQGEFVAIMGPSGSGKSTLLQVMGLLDHADIGSYRLFGKNVEKESSNVLSDIRGSLIGFVFQQFHLLSKSNALQNVCLPSLYTEIPNPIQVGEIQLTKVGLQNRIFHTPNELSGGQQQRVAIARALINDPPIIFADEPTGNLDSKSKIEIMMELKRLHEEGKTIVMVTHEPEMADYCDRIIRVSDGQITNEEIKRKSKMVPTSNQNFMRRKTGWSLVNGLLKQSLFSLTSNRLRTFLSALGILFGVVCVISVMALGEGAKKSVEEQFSSLGANLVIVRTGGMRSGGVSLEAGTVNRLDIYDVKAVSKKFPEVKQISAVVNGRAQLVFGNRNWNSFVTGASANYESLRNLEPTEGRFFTEEEDNKRSLVCLVGNTVVRELYEGKNPVGTYLKINRVSFRVIGQLPEKGSTGFRDQDDVVLVPLNTAMRRLLNKDAVDNLEMELDQNESSENFISQIKSFLHERHGTNESMGNIYQVMSMADIQSAVSETNQTMSTLLIALATVSLLVGGIGIMNIMLVSVKERTKEIGLRKALGARESDIRIQFLIESTLTSLTGGFVGLVFGIFTVYFLQESFGWTIVLSFPSIGFAFLFSITIGIIFGWWPSEYAAKLSPIVALRSE
- a CDS encoding efflux RND transporter periplasmic adaptor subunit — translated: MKIKLYVSLFVLIVFAVLYFTFGTVKSKQEFKIESTSVTRGDLIVTVRATGTAIPKNRLEVKPPIAGRIESILAEEGEHVGKGKILVWMSSTERAALLDAARAKGNDELKKWEDFYKPTPVISPLRGLVIASNISTGQTVTQQDILFVLSDNLMVQAKVDETDLSKIKIGRIANIVVDSFSNEPVRARVKHIGYEAVIENNVTMYNVDLELFSIPEFLRSGMSITVDFIISEEKDVLLIPNDYVKRNKKNGMILLKIEDSLQETNVTIGNSDDQNTSILSGLVEGDLVYRKKKIQESKKSNASGGPFSSPKVPKR
- a CDS encoding TolC family protein; the protein is MKFVCYYLSFGLVFSFEISAQVTKPIQLKDLWQKAVQFNPDYLSVKADYEKAFYENEKSYAGYLPTVNVLASARQSSANFSGSGTVNDPLISGGVNNSNTQTQQTNTGESRPTAVNRYSVGLSTNQNLFSGFRDKSGIEKTEALLQAAKQTLNDSRLKICFELKSAYSQTLYAKELYQLSLKIKERRIKNRDLVKLRYEVGREHKGSFLLSESFVKQSEYEVSFAERLFQTNWKEIERIIATPVEVSLDVPLVSEPIVEIKISEKEKSSLLDAHPSIMAEQSKVRAAQANIGIAEAGFYPDLNLSATVTRQDDVWLPKPRNYSFGINLTYPLFNGGRDYYNVKIAKSEYEKSIHTRDSKKNLLTFSLEQSYLNFINASEQLLVLTEFYKASDTRATIARAQYSNGLISFENWDIIENDLINREKNLLIGKRDLGLAEATYLRNLGKCFDEN
- a CDS encoding TPM domain-containing protein, whose protein sequence is MDETWTLHSEYIAAIEKQLSDHEKKTSNQIVVFVTPSLEGENLEEYSLKVAETWKLGQKGKDNGVLLFVALEDRKLRIEVGYGLEGVLTDVLCHHIIENEIKPSFKKGEYDIGIQNGVNAILKSIEGEYTIPEKEDFSHLGPLSFLGEIAPEGPEMPIGLKIFISIFVVSILGVFTYFAANAPYVGWFIYFFLFPFWSIFPTAIHGANIGAIVFLTYAIGVGLYKLYHLLTPHGRKRMRNSSFASGSRGGRSSGWSSGGSSGGFSGGGGSFGGGGSSGSW
- a CDS encoding SulP family inorganic anion transporter, which produces MSIDKPKDWLPGLKENWRSDIVSGFVVFLIALPLCLGISLASGAPPMAGIFSGIAGGLFVSFMSGSHLTINGPAAGLIAVVLNSIFVMGGGDAKLGFEITLAAIVLAGLIQVLLGILKAGNLTIYFPISVVHGMMAAIGIIIISKQFYVALGISPNANTILGLLLEIPPSFVHLNPEVAMIGISAIVIISLLTKIQNPHFKKLPAPLVAVLVGIILGFVFGLADEHSYTLLNQTYNIGPEKLVNLPNHIYESFSYPNFSHWKDGNFWIMVVTIALVASIESLLTATAVDNTDPYRRKSNMDQELVAKGIGNFFLGWIGGLPIIAEVVRSSANIENGAKTRWSNFFHGLFLLLFILLLPGLIHRIPLASLAGILIMVGLKLASPNVFKETYKKGWDQIVIFLVTVVITIVEDLLVGVLCGIITAILIQMYFGVKFRYIFIANIKIESNNKIHTLYVKHALLFSNMISLKLLLRKISFGERIDVKFDENVKMIGFSAIEFLQSFKRDYEERGGQVNLIGFEDLKPISAYYGATRIHK
- a CDS encoding helix-turn-helix domain-containing protein, which codes for MRILFRVYFSLVILLGTDGCLWKPEAFYGTNISHSVEFLAPVKGDLPTICTKSSIQTLKQMFWIQNETEDSLRSKRALHGQWFHFQLKNVTDMVSDFSVLIQWINIPSAEICSENQKGEFSDTYNGYVWENWHGLLSPFPNFNVSLEPGETRDFYLFLVSNENLNFPIRTVSNTSYRFIVLFRFLTFLFFLMVGIVSSGWAISEFIKSKEKIYLMILFHFLLFFFLVYSVHGKELSTVLGNGNNLFTHSYYLLLSINHFVFFLYLYSFVKFTNESLKHPILFWLFAISGILYLLVPIFPRMYEYRIFILLTIFGSAAYFLRNTHIMLFTNQINEEKSYFLGWAFFLFLLFLKTLFHFDFYPYQAFFIYAAVFYLPFLTAGSFLFLRNYEKRDKTKTRFRTFTNKIDTREYKTKLESLLESDKIFLDIDCNEEMIAGRLGLTYHQLSELINIEYQFNFPTLLNLYKIKEAKRILIEKPELNVATVGKLSGFGSRSAFYLEFKKQCGVNPNQFRKSSSHDKKDKLN